In Pseudomonas oryzihabitans, the DNA window AGGATGCTGCTATGATGCGCGGCCTTGACGACCCCCGTTTTCAGGTACCCGCCATGGCGCAGATTTCCGAACGTCTCCTGGTCCAGGCCCATCTGGCCGCCAAGCAGCCCAAGGCGCTCGGGCCGGATGAGATCGCGGCCTACAAGACCGCCATTGCCCGCGAGCTCAAGGCGCAGAACGCGGTGCTCCTGGCCCATTACTACACCGATCCGCTGATCCAGGCCCTGGCCGAGGAAACCGGCGGCTGCGTCGCCGACTCCCTGGAAATGGCGCGCTTCGGCAATCGCCATCCGGCGTCCACCGTGGTGGTGGCTGGCGTGAAGTTCATGGGCGAGACGGCCAAGATCCTCAACCCGGAAAAACGGGTGCTGATGCCGACCCTGGAAGCCACCTGCTCGCTGGACCTGGGCTGCCCGGTGGAGGAGTTTTCGGCTTTCTGCGACCAGCATCCCGAGCGCACCGTGGTGGTCTACGCCAATACCTCCGCGGCCGTGAAGGCGCGGGCGGACTGGGTAGTGACGTCCGGCTGTGCGCTGGACATCGTCGAGCACCTGATGGACAACGACGAGACCATCCTCTGGGCCCCGGACAGGCACCTGGGGCGCTATATCCAGCGTGAGACCGGTGCGGACATGCTGCTTTGGGAAGGCTCCTGCATCGTTCACGAGGAGTTCAAGGCCAGCCAGCTGGAGGACCTCAAGCGGCTCTACCCAGAGGCAGCCATCCTGGTGCATCCGGAGTCGCCCGAGGCGGTGATCGAGCTGGCCGACCATGTCGGCTCCACCAGCCAGATGATCAAGGCCGCCCAGACGCTGCCCAATCGCCAGTTCATCGTCGCTACCGACCGCGGCATCTTCTACAAGATGCAGCAGGCCTGCCCGGACAAGGTCTTCATCGAGGCGCCCACCGCTGGCAACGGCGCGGCGTGCCGCAGTTGTGCCCACTGCCCCTGGATGGCGATGAACACCCTGGAGCGCACGCTCAACTGCCTGCTCGACGGCTCTGGCGAGGTACTGGTTGACCCAGCGCTCATCCCCAGGGCGGTCAAGCCGCTCAAGCGGATGCTCGACTTCACCCAGGCCATGCAGCTAAGGGTCAAGGGCAACGCCTAGCGCAGGATCTCTTCGCTCAGCTTGCGCTGGGCGATCATCTCCTGCTGGCGGGCGTCGATTCGCGCGGCCAGTTGATAGTTGCTGGCCGCGCGCTGTTTGGCGAAGCCCAGCTGCTGGATGGCCTGGTTGTAGTCCCCGGTCAGGGCGAAGTACTCGGCCCGCGCCTGATGCACCCCGACCAGATCGCCGGCCTGGCCCCGTACATCGGCCGCCTGATTCCACAGGTCCGGGTCGATCGGGCGCTGCTTGAGCAGCTTGTCCAGTAGCTGACTGGCGGCCTTGGGCTGCTTGGTGCGAGTGAGCATGTCTACCTGCGCCAGGGTCACGGCCAGATCGTCCGGATAGAGCTCCATCAACCGCTGGACGCGCTTCTGGGCATCAGGCAGGCGATTGGCGGTGATGTCCAGATCGGCCTGGGCAAGGTTGTAGCTGATATCGTCCGGTGCCTTGCGCAGCAAGGGCGCGAGGGTATCGCGGGCCTCGTTGAGCTGGCCCTGGCGCGTCAGGCCCATGGCCAGCCCGTAACGCGCGGGATCGTTGTCCGGTGCTTCCTGCAACTGCGCCCGATAGCGCTTGACCAGCAGGCCGGCGGTTTCCTCGAAATACATCTGGGCGCGGATCTTCATCAGCTGGAAGTGAGTGCTGTCCTCGACGCCACCCTTGGGAAGACGCTCGGCGCGCGCCTGGGTATCGGCGATTCGGCTCTCGGTGACTGGGTGGGTCAGCAGGAATTCCGGCGGGGTGCGATCGTAGCGATACTGGCGGGCGAGGCGGCCGAACATCTCCGGCATGGCACGCGGGTCGTAGCCGGCGCGTTCCAGGTTGACGATGCCGACGCGGTCGGCCTCCTGCTCGTTGAGGCGCGAAAAACGCAGCTGGCTCTGGATCGCCGCCGCCTGGGTCGAGGCGATGGCAGCGATGCCGGCGTCACCTCCGCCGGCCGCGGCCGCCACGATGCCGGCCAGCAGCGCCGCCATCAGCGGCAGCTGCATGCGTTGCTGATTCTCCACCCCACGGGCGAAATGGCGCTGGATCAGGTGGCCCAGTTCGTGAGCCATGACCGCCGCGTATTCCGCCTCGTTCTCGGCCTTGAGAAAGAGACCACCGTTCACCCCGATCACCCCACCGGGCGCGGCGAAGGCGTTGATCTCCGGGTCCTTGATCAGGATGAATGCCAGGCGGTGATCCTGCAGATCGCTGGTTTCCGCCAGGCGGTACACCGACCGCTCGACGAACTGCTTGAGCTGGGGGTCGTTGAGGCTGGGGACCTGGCCACGCAACATGCTCAGCCAGGCGCGGCCCATCTGAAACTCTTGCTCGGGCGAGACGATCGAAGAGCTGGCATCGCCCAGCGAGGGCAGATCGTTCGCACCTTGCGCCAGGATAGGCGCGCAGAGCAGCGCCAGGGACAGCAGGGCGGGGCGCAAGACTTTCATGGCATGACTCGTGGCCGCAAAATGGCTACTTTAGCGGCCCACCGTCTGGGTGCCTAGCAAACGCGGGCCCTGTCGTATCCCGTAACGGAGAATTTCATGGCCGATCTGAGCCAACCCTATACCGGCGCCGTATCCGCCCAGCTCGACGCCAGCGGCCTGAGTTGCCCCATGCCGCTGCTCAAGGCCAAGCTGGAACTCAACCGGCTGTCTTCCGGCGATGTCCTCGCCGTGG includes these proteins:
- the nadA gene encoding quinolinate synthase NadA, producing MAQISERLLVQAHLAAKQPKALGPDEIAAYKTAIARELKAQNAVLLAHYYTDPLIQALAEETGGCVADSLEMARFGNRHPASTVVVAGVKFMGETAKILNPEKRVLMPTLEATCSLDLGCPVEEFSAFCDQHPERTVVVYANTSAAVKARADWVVTSGCALDIVEHLMDNDETILWAPDRHLGRYIQRETGADMLLWEGSCIVHEEFKASQLEDLKRLYPEAAILVHPESPEAVIELADHVGSTSQMIKAAQTLPNRQFIVATDRGIFYKMQQACPDKVFIEAPTAGNGAACRSCAHCPWMAMNTLERTLNCLLDGSGEVLVDPALIPRAVKPLKRMLDFTQAMQLRVKGNA
- a CDS encoding M48 family metalloprotease, producing MKVLRPALLSLALLCAPILAQGANDLPSLGDASSSIVSPEQEFQMGRAWLSMLRGQVPSLNDPQLKQFVERSVYRLAETSDLQDHRLAFILIKDPEINAFAAPGGVIGVNGGLFLKAENEAEYAAVMAHELGHLIQRHFARGVENQQRMQLPLMAALLAGIVAAAAGGGDAGIAAIASTQAAAIQSQLRFSRLNEQEADRVGIVNLERAGYDPRAMPEMFGRLARQYRYDRTPPEFLLTHPVTESRIADTQARAERLPKGGVEDSTHFQLMKIRAQMYFEETAGLLVKRYRAQLQEAPDNDPARYGLAMGLTRQGQLNEARDTLAPLLRKAPDDISYNLAQADLDITANRLPDAQKRVQRLMELYPDDLAVTLAQVDMLTRTKQPKAASQLLDKLLKQRPIDPDLWNQAADVRGQAGDLVGVHQARAEYFALTGDYNQAIQQLGFAKQRAASNYQLAARIDARQQEMIAQRKLSEEILR
- a CDS encoding sulfurtransferase TusA family protein — encoded protein: MADLSQPYTGAVSAQLDASGLSCPMPLLKAKLELNRLSSGDVLAVVATDAGSQRDFRTFAKLSGHALVGEEVAGETFRYWLRKA